In [Phormidium] sp. ETS-05, the genomic window CGGCACCGTTGCGGCCCCAGTATCTCGCGCCGTTATGGAAGCCCTCATCTCCATCCAGGGGATTCCTCCCTCCACCGAGCCACCCCCGTCATCCAGCGGCGAGGAATAACCCATTTTCCGTACCAACCCAAGTTAATCGCCGGTCCCAAGGCTCATTTGGCAGTTCGGGTAACAGCGCCAATTCAAAAACTATGCCCACAGTGGAAATCTGCCCCCATTCTGGCTGACTCAGCATCCGGTCATAAAAGCCACCGCCATAACCCAAGCGATAGCCGAGCCGATCGCAAGCCACCGCCGGAACCAGGATTAAATCTACTTCTGTAGCCACTATTTCCGGCGCATTCTGGCGGGGTTCCAAAATCCCATAAGCGTTTTTCTCTAATTCATCTCCCGGTTGCCACCGATGCCAAACCAGGGATTTATCAACACATCTGGGGAATCCCCACTGATGATTAGTAGTAAACAAAGAGCTGAGGTCTGGTTCTTGCCGAAAACTGAAATAAGCCAGAATTGTTCGCGAGGAGGTAAACAGCGCTGATGATTGGATATGGTGGCACAGTTGCGCGCTTTTTTCCTGCCATTCCGTTACTGATATCGACTGGCGGGATTTGAGGAGCTGACGTCGCAATTGTGTTTTTGTCATTTGTCATTTGTCCTGCAGTCATTTGTCCTTTGTGTCCTTTGTCCCCCAGAAACCGGGTTTCTAATCGAGATTTTTTGTCCCTGAACGGAGATTATCCGCAGACCCGGAGTTCAGCCTCTACATCGGCTGTCGCGTCGCTGTCGGCTGAACTCCGTCCCCGGTTTCTTCTCCAACAAGGGACAAGTGACAAGGGACAAATGACCAAGGACAAATGACAAATGACCAATTAATTAACCAGCCTGCTGACGATAC contains:
- a CDS encoding 5-formyltetrahydrofolate cyclo-ligase — encoded protein: MTKTQLRRQLLKSRQSISVTEWQEKSAQLCHHIQSSALFTSSRTILAYFSFRQEPDLSSLFTTNHQWGFPRCVDKSLVWHRWQPGDELEKNAYGILEPRQNAPEIVATEVDLILVPAVACDRLGYRLGYGGGFYDRMLSQPEWGQISTVGIVFELALLPELPNEPWDRRLTWVGTENGLFLAAG